One Silene latifolia isolate original U9 population chromosome 4, ASM4854445v1, whole genome shotgun sequence DNA segment encodes these proteins:
- the LOC141652928 gene encoding uncharacterized protein LOC141652928 isoform X1, giving the protein MDPEGHRNSSNPSVALASLVTKRAKLHEELRNIEKQVFDMETTYLQDPSQCGNVLKGYEGFLSTTKSTTMLKRSRKFQPEDRLFSLSSTTSPAAEEQALGREDGRFDSGPGRYKGVGYYGTGPGKPKKGRGAREGKRIKHSDQDFDYDDDTEL; this is encoded by the exons ATGGACCCTGAAG GTCACAGAAATTCTTCAAACCCATCTGTAGCTTTGGCGTCTTTGGTGACTAAACGGGCAAAACTTCATGAAGAACTTAGAAACATTGAGAAACAG GTTTTTGACATGGAGACAACTTATTTACAAGATCCAAGCCAATGTGGAAATGTATTGAAAGGTTATGAAGGGTTCTTATCTACCACAAAGAGCACTACAAT GTTGAAGCGGTCCCGGAAATTTCAACCTGAGGACAGGCTATTCTCCTTGTCTTCCACCACTTCACCAGCG GCCGAAGAACAAGCACTTGGAAGAGAAG ATGGAAGATTTGACTCGGGGCCAGGTCGGTACAAGGGTGTTGGTTATTATGGAACTGGACC GGGGAAACCAAAGAAAGGAAGAGGAGCAAGAGAAGGGAAGCGAATCAAACATAGTGATCAAGATTTTGATTATGATGACGATACTGAATTGTAG
- the LOC141652928 gene encoding uncharacterized protein LOC141652928 isoform X2: MVHPGHRNSSNPSVALASLVTKRAKLHEELRNIEKQVFDMETTYLQDPSQCGNVLKGYEGFLSTTKSTTMLKRSRKFQPEDRLFSLSSTTSPAAEEQALGREDGRFDSGPGRYKGVGYYGTGPGKPKKGRGAREGKRIKHSDQDFDYDDDTEL; the protein is encoded by the exons ATGGTACACCCAG GTCACAGAAATTCTTCAAACCCATCTGTAGCTTTGGCGTCTTTGGTGACTAAACGGGCAAAACTTCATGAAGAACTTAGAAACATTGAGAAACAG GTTTTTGACATGGAGACAACTTATTTACAAGATCCAAGCCAATGTGGAAATGTATTGAAAGGTTATGAAGGGTTCTTATCTACCACAAAGAGCACTACAAT GTTGAAGCGGTCCCGGAAATTTCAACCTGAGGACAGGCTATTCTCCTTGTCTTCCACCACTTCACCAGCG GCCGAAGAACAAGCACTTGGAAGAGAAG ATGGAAGATTTGACTCGGGGCCAGGTCGGTACAAGGGTGTTGGTTATTATGGAACTGGACC GGGGAAACCAAAGAAAGGAAGAGGAGCAAGAGAAGGGAAGCGAATCAAACATAGTGATCAAGATTTTGATTATGATGACGATACTGAATTGTAG